Genomic segment of Deinococcota bacterium:
CCCAGCCCGCCGCGCCGGTGGCCGCGCAGATGGTCCAATCGAGCTCCGAGGCGCCCAGGGCCCGGAAAAAGGCCAGCGGGTGGTCGCGCTCCATCAGACCCATCGTGCCCGCGTAGGAGTAGGGCAGGACGGCCTCGCCGCCGTGCGCCCTCACCACCTCCCCCAGCCTGGTGGCGACGTCGTCCAAGGCCTCGTCCCAGGAGACCCGCTCGAAGCGGCCTTCACCCTTGTCGCCCAGGCGCTTCAGCGGCTGTCTGAGACGGTCTTTGTGGTTCTGGCGCGCGGGGTAGTGAACGGTCTTGACGCAGGCGAAGCCCTTGGTGACGGGGTGGCCGGGGTTGCCCTCGAGCTTGGTAACCCGGCCGTCCTCCACGGTCATCAGCAGTGCGCAGGCGTCGGGGCAGTCGAGCGGGCAGGTCGAGCGGAGCTTCATCCCTAGAGGCTAGCACAGCGGCCTGCCCGCCTGCGTTAGCCGCCTGCGTTAAAGTGGGGTGTGCTCGAGCGCGCCCGCAACTTTCTCAGCGCCAAGGAGCCGACGTTGGCGGAGGCGCGCCACGGTCTGCTGATCGCTTACGCCGCCGCCTTCTTGCTGCAAGCCGGTCTTGTCCTCCTGCTCGGCGGGCTGTTCGCGCTCGTCGCCTCGCCGCGTGAGGGCGTAAGCGTCCTCCTCGGGCAGGGTTTGCAGTCTCTGGCCCTGGCCCTGTTACCGCTAGCGCTGCTGAGCGCTGTCCTGAGCGCCCGGCGCGGCGGCAAGGGCCGGGCGCTGTCGGCCGCGCTCCTGTTGGGGGGGCTCTTGGCCGCGCCCGCCTGGTTCGCGCTGCTGCTGGTGATGGCCGGCAGCGCGCCCGTCTACCCTTTGCGGCTCGGCCTGCTCCTCGTCGTCTACTTGCCGCTGGGCGGCTTAGCGGCGGGCTCCTTGGCGACCTTTGCCTTATCCCCCAGGGAGCCTAGGCGCGCCTAGTGTTTCGTCAAGGCAAGGCCTAGTGTTCCGTCAAGGCAAGTTCGTCAAGATGCTGAAGACACCGAACACGAGCGTCCCTGGAAGGTTCATCGGCCTCGACCCCGGCAGAAACCTCGGCGTCGCCCATGTGGATGACAGGGGCGTGCTCGAGCGCGCCGAGATCATCCTCTTCGACGAGCTCGCCGTCTATCCCTTTCCGCGAGGGGCACACATCCTGGTAGGAGACGGTACGGGCACGGCCCGGGTTCAAAGGGTCCTGGGCGAGCGAGGCCTGCCCTTTGCGGTGGTGGACGAGCGGAACACCACGCTCGAGGCGCGCGGGCTCTACTTCCGCGACCACCCGCCGGCCTTGTGGATGCGGCTGCTACCCAAGGGGCTGTGGTCGCCGCCGCGCCCCATCGACGATTACGCCGCTTACGCCACCGTGTTGCGCTATCTGGAGCAGGCACGCGCGGCGGAAAAAAAGAGCCGGGACAGCCCCGGCTCTCGGTAAACGGAAGGACCTAGTTGATCTCGTTCTCGTCGCCGGCGTCCATCATGGCGCGGGCGTCCTGCTGGCTGATGCCCAAAACAGCGCTGAACTCGCCGGCCAAGAGGCGCAGGGCGCGGCGGTAAGCCTGGCGGTCTAAGTCGGGCAGGCCGCGCTCCAAGTCCCAGCGGCGCAACTCGCTGCCCAGGGTGGCGATCTGATAGGGGTCGCCCGAAGCCAAGATCTCGGTGACGCGGCGGTGGCGGGCGGCCCACTGCTTGGGCAGGTTGATGCGGCCGTTCTGCAAACGCTCCAAGACGCTTTGCACCTCTTCGGCGGTGAGGGCGGGGCGCAGGCCCGCGACCTGAGGCGCGGCGACGGGGACGTAGGCCCGCGAGGTCCCGTTGGGGAAGTCGACCTGATAGTACTGGTTGTCGCTGCCGGCGATCGTCCTCATGGTCGTGCCGGCGACGACGCCGACGCCGTAAGGCGGCAGGACGACCTGGTCACCACTCTTGTATCCGCGCTGAATGTCTTTCAAAATAGTTCTCCCTTCGGGATTTATCGCCAGGTCAAAAACAACGAGGCCACCAAGGATTGCTCCCAGGCGGCTAGGTTTCTGACGTTTTCGTAGGGCTACGCTGTTGTGCTGGTCCAAGTGTCAGGGGTGCAGTCACAATCACGTGCACCAGTCTAGCAAATTTTCCGCGCCATTTCTAGTGGCCCGGTTCATCTCTCAAGGATAACACCCCCCGCGCCAGCCGCCTGTGACCCCTGCTGTTGATTCTTGCCTCCAGTATCCCATGGTCGTTTAATCAGAGGGGCCGCGCCGGACGCGGCGCGGCCGCCTCCCATAGCTCGCCAGGCCGACGCCCAGCAGGAGGACGACGGCGCCGGCGGCGGTGAGGGCGGTGGGGACCTCGCGGAACAGGAGCAGGGCTAGGGCGGCCGAGCCGATGGGCTCGAGCAGGAAGATGGTCGCCACCACCGTAGGGGCGAGGTACTTGACCGCGTAGTTGAGGCTGGTGTGGCCGATGAGTTGCGGCACCAGGGCCAGCAGCAGGGTCCAGAAGAAGGTCTTAAGGGAATAGTCGAGATAGGAAAAGCCCAAGATGAGCGGCAAGGGCAAGAGCATGAGCGCGGCCGCGCCATAGGCTACGCCGA
This window contains:
- a CDS encoding resolvase, which codes for MFRQGKFVKMLKTPNTSVPGRFIGLDPGRNLGVAHVDDRGVLERAEIILFDELAVYPFPRGAHILVGDGTGTARVQRVLGERGLPFAVVDERNTTLEARGLYFRDHPPALWMRLLPKGLWSPPRPIDDYAAYATVLRYLEQARAAEKKSRDSPGSR
- a CDS encoding CarD family transcriptional regulator — translated: MKDIQRGYKSGDQVVLPPYGVGVVAGTTMRTIAGSDNQYYQVDFPNGTSRAYVPVAAPQVAGLRPALTAEEVQSVLERLQNGRINLPKQWAARHRRVTEILASGDPYQIATLGSELRRWDLERGLPDLDRQAYRRALRLLAGEFSAVLGISQQDARAMMDAGDENEIN